TTTCATATTGGCCATGGCAAGGTTAAGGATGATCATGTTACCACCCCATCTCGGCCAAGAAGGCATTGAGCTTATCGTGACGCGCACGATTGCTATCCACGTGATAAGCACCCAAGCTCAAGTCTCCGCATATGACACCATCGCGCAGGTAAAGGATTCGGTTACCCCGCAATGCTGTTTTGATATCATGGGTGACCATGACCACGCTCTGCCCCTTCCGATTAACCTCGGTCATGACATCGAGCACACTGTTGCTTGATGCAGAGTTAAGCGCGCCCGTAGGTTCATCCGCGAACACGATTTTGGGACTGTTAATTAGCGCCCGCACAATTCCGGCCCGCTGGGCTTCGCCGCCAGACAGCTGAGAAGGGAATTTCCTCCATGACGCTTCATCTAATTGCACTTGAGCAAGCAATTGCTTCGCTTTAGTCGCAACGGCCTGCTTATTTTTATTCACCAGCAAACCGCTCGCCATCACGTTATCCAGAACACTCATATTGTCCAGGAGATAGATTTGCTGGAACACGAACCCACAATGGTTTCTGCGAAAAATCGCAAGCTTATCGTTATTCAGCTTGGAGATGTTTTTCCCCTGAAAATGGATCTCCCCTAACGATGGCTTATCCATACCGGAAAGCGCATAGAGCAGCGTCGATTTGCCTGAGCCGGAGCTACCCATAATAATGGTGAAGTCTCCCTCCATCAGGCTGATGTCCAAATTTTTTAACACATGCTGTTGAACCCCACCGGTGGAAAATGTTTTGCACAGCTTATCCGTTCTTAGTATCGTATTTGGCATAAAGTGATCATTCCTTTGTTGATGGATTGTAAGAAGAAGTACAATTCCATCATACGATAGCAATTCTTACCCGATCTTTGTTCAATCCTTAACCATTCCTTAATTCGTTACACGAGCTTGATTCGGAGGGTTACGGTGAACCCATCATCTCTGTTGTGGCATTCGATCTCTCCCTGCATGCTCTGCATAAGATACCTGGAGATGAACAGCCCAAGCCCTGCTCCGGCTTGGCCGGCAACATTATTGCCTCGGTAAAATTTGTTAAAAAGCAGCGGCAGCTCATCCCGGCTGACTCCTTTTCCATAATCCTTAATTTCTAATTGCAAATGAGTAGGGGTAAGCGATGAGGAGATCCGAACAGCAGTACCCGCATATTTGTAGGAATTGCTCAGGATATTATCGAATACTTGCTGCAAACGCGTGACATCGGTGAGGATGATACACTCTGGTATAGAATCATATGTGATTTGATCATCGTAGTTCACGTTTGCGATAATCGGTTTCAACACACCGCTGTACTCCTCTGTTACGTTCACCTTCAGTTCTTCCAATTCCTCAAGCGTCGCATGAAACATATCCGTCACTAGAAAGTTAATTTGCTCTGCTTTGGAGTGGATCATGTTGATCTGCTTAATGACTTTCTCATCTGTAGCGCGTAGTAGCATCAGCTCGCTTACCGCCTTGATGGAGGCGACAGGCGTCTTAACGTCATGGCTGAGACTAGCAACGAGCTCTTTCTTACTGCGGTTAGCTTCATATTCGCTTTGCCGCGCCGCTGCTAGCTGCTCTCGCATGATGTCGAAGCTTTCTGTGAACGCACCGAACGGATTGTTTTTATCTATGCTCAATGGCAAATCAAGGTTCCCACGGGCTACGTTCAGAGCAAAGCTTTGCAGCTTCTTAAACGGTTTAAGCACAGCATGATTGAGAAAGAGAATGTAGAGCACGCAGAGCGTAGCTAGTACCATGAAGGTTGTCACAATGACGATAATAAGCTGGTTTTTGTTTTGCTGAATCTTATCGTGAAAATCATCATGAAGGATGATTTTCCCTACGAGTGTACCCTCTATCGTAACATCAAGGATGGAATCCCTTTTTTTGATCGCTTCATTCAGATTGATAGACAGCCCACCTAACGATTGGTAACGCACGTTCCCATCCCGGTCAAGTACGACAAAAGGCTGTGTTATCCCACCGAAGTAACCTTCCTTTAGTCTGTCCCAATTGCTTTCTACCGTCTTCAGTACCTTGTTGGCCATAACGACATCCACATCTGTATGGACGGGAGCTCCGATTATTCGTACGGAAAGAATGATGCCAGCGACAAAAACAAGAAGCATCGTCAAGAGCATTCCCTTAGTTCTCATCTTTGGCCATCCTCTAGAACATATCCTGTTCCCCACACTGTTTTGATATATTGCGGATTATTGGGCTCGACCTCTATTTTTTCGCGTAAATGACGAATATGCACATTCAAGGTACCATCTCCGGTATAAGAGTCGCCCCACACCTTCGAGAACAGCTCCTCCTTAGGCACCACTCGATTTTTATTTTGCGCTAAGTAGCAGAGTAGCCTGTATTCCAACGATTTGAATTTGATTTCTGAGCCGTTCACGCGAACGCGGGAGAGCGCACAATCGATCTGGACGTGGCCAAACTCCAGCGTTTCTGCGGATTCTTGCTTGCCGTATCTCTTAAGCACTGCTTTAACCTTGGCTAGCAAAATACTGAGCGTATATGGCTTTCGGATATAATCGTCCCCACCGATATTAAGGGCAATGAGAATATCGTCGTCGCTAGACCGAGCGCTAATAAAAAGGATCGGAATCTGCGTCGTTTGCCTCAGCTTCTTGCATAGATCGAAGCCCGAGGTCTGCCCTAAATTAATATCGAGAAGAATGAGGGAGGCTTCATTTTCCCGTAAAAATTGCTCGCATGCTTCCGCGCTAGTCACGTAAGCCGTTGTGACGTCAAACATATTAAAATACTCGCATGTCGTTTCCGCTAGAACGCTCTCGTCATCCACAATTAAACAATCATAGTTCATATTCGTTCTCCATTCACAGTCACTTACTAAATAGTGGTTATACAAATAATAACATTTTATATGACTAATGAGGCTTGCATAAATTCGCAAAAAAGGAGCTTCCGCCAGGAAGCCCCTTTACCTTACCACCAATTCAATTCCACTTAGCTTTGATTACAGTAATACGCCACCGTACAATCACGCTTGTTTGAATTCGATCCAATCGATCTGCAAGCCTGGCTTGATGAATTCCAATTGCAATTCGTAAAGCCCCACTTCCAATTCGATTTTCACAAGCTTTTGACGAATCCATTTGCCTTCCGTTCCGTTCGTTTGAATGGTCGTCATCAGTTGACCGTTCAGAGTTACGTTACAGGCACTTTGCGCCAACTCGGATTCCGGAGACATAATGTTCACGATAATCCGGTATGGGCCGGCCTGATCTACCTTCATCAAGGTCGATCCAGTGACAGTAGGTTTAACCTGTGCATTATCAGATAGGACTTGTGCTTGCTCCGGAGAAAGAGACGAATTCGCCTTAAACGCAACAATCGTTTCATCAATCTCTTGTTTTCTCGAGAATACCGGCGCTTGCATCAAGAATCGACAGATGTTAATGGCAGATCGTTGAAGCTCGCCTCTCGTTAGAGTTCCATTTTCCAATGATTCCAGAGTGTTGTCTTCGTAAGCATTGATTTCTGCCCCGTAGTTGCTGACGACCATATACAGATCGTTCTGCGCACGGACCATCCAGTTCGTATATTTGCGATCTGGTGTGCCTCCTTCGACGACATCATTCATAACTGCCCACCAATCCGTCATGACGATGCCTTCAAAGCCCCATTCCCCACGAAGAATTGTCGTATTCAGATCATAATTAGAAGCCGCCCAGTGCCCGTTGATCGGGTTATAGGAAGTCATGATTGAGTTTGCTCCGCCTTGCTTCACCGCGATTTCGAAGCCCTTCAGATAAATCTCCCGAAGCGCGCGCTCGGATACGACGGCATCTACTTTGCTGCGATGCTTCTCCTGATTGTTGCAGGCGAAGTGCTTCAGCGTGGCGTTAGAGCCGCCCTTCATGATTCCACGCGTGCATGCCGCTGCGAATGCCCCGGAAATGAGTGGATCTTCCGAGAAGTATTCGAAATTACGGCCATTGAGCGGACTGCGACGAATATTTAAGCCAGGTCCAAGCAAGGCATCCACATTGTTGCTGACCAATTCCTGGCCTTCCATGACGTACAGCTGTTCAACCAACTCCGCATTCCAGGTTGCCGCAAGCAATGTACCGATAGCGACTTGTGTCGCTTTCTGCCCGCTATCCATCCGGATGCCAGACGGTCCGTCCGCCGTACATCCAACCGGAATTCCGTACTTGTACAGGCTATCGCTAACTCCACCGAAAGCAGAAGCCGTACCCGGCGTAACTAAAGGACTGCTCATGCCTTCTCCCCGTACGATTTCGGCCAGATCCGTATCGCTAAGCTGGGCTATGAAGGCTTCAATCGTGACTTTCCCGTCATGCACGTCTCTTAAGGTATAGCCTTGATTGCCTGTCTGTTCCAACGTGGTGGGCAGATTGCTCTCAATCCGCTCCGCTATGGAGATTCTACGCTTCGGCATTTTTTCGAAGGCGAGCTCGTACGAACCGTCTTCCTTCCGAACGCCTGGCTTCATCCTTGTGAAACCTTCCGTCGGCGCCATCGCCTCTTGTAGCTGCTCCACCAATTGAATATTTTCCACGACGTAGCCGCTTTGCCCCTCAATGCCTACCTCAGCAACATTCTTGACACTAGTTCCCACATAAATGTGATATGTACCAGCTTCTAAAACATATGCGGAAGGATGCCCCGTCACACCGGCGTCATCATAAGAGGCCATCGAGTGAACAGGGAAGCTCACCGTAAGACGCTGCGATTCGCCAGGCTGAAGAGCTTCCGTTTTGACGAATGCCGCCAAAGCTTTAGCAGGCTGACCCAGCTTTCCTTGCGGCGCCTCGTAGTAAACCTGTACAACCTCTTTGCCCGCATAGACGGCTCCCGTATTGGTGACCGTTACGTCAATAGCGATGACATTCTCTCCTTCGAAAGAAATCAGTCTCGCTTCCTCTGACTCGAGGCTAAATGTGGTATAAGAAATACCATAACCGAATTCGAATTGAACGCGATCTGGGAGGAAAGTCTCGAAATAACGATAGCCGACATAGATATCTTCCTGATATAGATTTACGAGTTCATTGCCATAATTGCGCGTTGATGGATAATCGGCAATGGAAAGGGCAACCGTATCGGTGAGCTTTCCGCTTGGCGTTACGTCTCCGGCTAGTACGTCGGCAATCGCATTACCGCCTTCCATGCCGCCATGCCAAGCATAAATGACACACGGAATTGGGTGGACATAGCCTTCTTCATTCAACCAGCTCATATCGATAATATTAGATACATTAAGTACGACGATGGTTTGTTCGAAACGGGCAGTCACCTGCTTCAGCATCGCTTTTTCTTCCGGCGTTAATTGATAGCTTCCCGGCTCATCGGCATTATCCTGATCTTCGCCCGCCGTGCGTCCGATGACAACAATAGCCTTGTTCGATCGACTTCTTGCAGCTGCCACTAGTTCATCGGTAAGAGGCATTTCTTTCTGATACCAAGGTTCAGCAGCCCAGCCACCCCCGCCGTTATCGAACGGATGGCTCTCGATCCATGTTTCATAGACGGATGCCAGATCTTCGTTGACAGCAAAGTTTTCCTTACTGCGCAAGCCGTTCAACAAATTGGTCGTATAGGATACATGAACGCTTCCTCCCGAACCAGTACCACTGCGATAGTAATTGACTTGGGTTCTTCCGAAGATCGAAACATTATCGCCGCTTCGTAGCGGAAGCACCTGATTATCATTTTTTAGTAGTACTGCGCCCTCTGCAGCTACCGTCCGGCTAAATTCAGCAAAACCTTCTAATGGAACTCCTATGCTCTGTGTGCTCAACTTGTTTCCTCCTACTTATCGTATCATTCAGAATGGACTCGATTCACCGAGTTCCCTTCAATTAAGCTGACATAAACTCTTTCTGACTCGACGGGTTCGCCGCGAATCATCTTAAGCAATTGCTCAGCGGCAAGCGCGCCCCATTTGCGCATGGAGTAATCGATCGTAGCCATTCGCGGTCGCGTATACTGCGCCAGCTGGATATTATCATAACCAATCAAATGAATATGCTCGCCAATGACGAGCGAGGTGCAGGTTTGAATATAGTCGATCAATCCGATTGCCATATCGTCGTTTAAGCAGAAGACTCCAACGGGTTGGTCATACTCTTCTGCAATTCGCGAGCCCGCTGCATACCCAGACTCCTTATCGAAGGATCCCGGTATTTCGATAAAGCTCACTTGAGGCGTACGTTCAATGACTTGTCTGACGGCCCGCATGCGCTGCCGGGCATCATATGAGCCTTCTGGTCCGCTTACGGTATAGATCCGATCGTAGCCTTGGTTCAACAAGTACTCCATCGCCAGCGTCGCACCCGCTTTATTATCGAGCAGCACCTGATTTACATTGTCGTGCTGTAGCTCCCGATCCAACACAACCAGCTTATGGCCGCGTTCGGCAAATTGGAGAAGCTCTTCGTCTGTAAGTGTCGCATCGAGAATAATGGCGCCATCGAACGTTCGCTCCGGAATTAACCGATGTGATTGACGCCCGCTACAGACGATGAGATCGTAGCCCTTGCGACTGAGCTCATCTTTGACGCCCTGAAGCAAATCTCCATAAAAGTGACCATAATAATCTGTCAGGTACATGCCAATGAGCATGGACTCCCGCTTCTTAAGCATCCGGGCAGCTCCATGGGGAACATAACCCATATCGCTAGCGATGGTCGATATTCGCTCGGCCGTCTCCTTCGTGATCCGTTCACTGCCATTCAGTGCGTAGGATACAGTCGATATGGAGACACCTGCCTTCTTGGCAATATCCTTAATACTGACCACGATTCGCGCTCCCTTATTTACTTCCTTTTACTTTCGAAACGTTTCAACAGAACGCTAAAACCTACATTCCAGCTTCATTCAACAACGTATTTTATTGAGTATTTTAATTTTAGATCATTATTTGGCTGATTTCAACTTGAAATGAACGTTTGACGAGTACAAAATACGGATTTATAATCATCGTAGAAACGTTTCGACAACTAGTGATTATGAGAAAGAGGGTACACATAAGATGTCCAATTCTGCTTCAGGCTTACCAGCATCCTCACACGAGAAGCTTCCTATGCACGTTTATCTCGAACGAATGACGCTAGACGAGAAAATCGCCCAGTTGATCCAGCTCGCTGTTCCCTTCTTCGAAGGTGCTTCAGATGCGGGCTTAATTACCGGTCCTATGGCCTCTCTCGGCATTTCTGAGCAAACCGTACATAATGCCGGATCAGTTCTCGGTATGGCGGGCGCGCAAGAAACCATCAACGTGCAACGCAAGCATTTGGAAAACAATCGATTAGGAATTCCCCTTCTAATGATGGCGGATATTGTCCACGGCTTCAAAACGATTTTCCCCGTTCCGCTCGCAATCGGTTGCTCTTGGAACCTGGAGCTAGCAGAACTCAGCGCGGAAATCGCTGCCAAAGAAGCATCCGTCTCGGGCGTTCATGTCACTTACGCACCTATGGTCGATCTCGTACGTGACCCTCGTTGGGGACGTGTAATGGAATCGACTGGAGAAGATCCTTACCTGAACTCGCTGTTCGCGAGAGCGTTCGTCCGCGGCTTCCAAGGATCAGACCTAGCGGGAGATCAAGATCGGGTTGCCGCTTGCGTCAAGCACTTCGCAGCCTACGGCGCTGCTGAAGCAGGTCGTGATTACAACACGGTGGACATCTCTCCGCGTCAGCTTCGTGAGTTCTACTTGCCCGCCTATAAAGCAGCGCTTGATGAAGGCTGCGAAATGGTCATGACGGCTTTCAATACAGTCGACGGCATACCGGCCACAGGCAATGAGCCCCTTATGCGTAAGCTTCTGCGGGACGAATGGGGCTTCGATGGTATTCTGATTTCCGACTGGGGCGCGGTAAAGGAATTAATCGCGCACGGCATAGCGGCTGATGAGTCGGAAGCGGCACTAAAGGCTATAAGAGCGGGCGTTGATATTGAAATGATGACTGCCTGCTATACACATCACTTGAACGAGCTTATCAGCAACGGCGAAGTGAGTGAATCGTTGATTGATGAATCGGTGCTCCGCATCTTGCAATTGAAGGACAAGCTAGGCTTGTTTGAAAATCCTTACCGCGCCGCAGATCCAGTACGCGAGCAGGAAATCGTGTTCAGCGACGCTCATCGCGCATCTGCTTTGGAGCTAGCTCATAAGTCTTGCGTATTGCTTAAGAATGACGGCATTCTGCCTCTTAAGCCCTCGCAACGAATTGCAGTCATCGGTCCATTCGCCCGCAGTGGTGATCTGCTCGGACCTTGGTCTTGGACTGGCTCACAGGATGCCATCATCCGCCTGTCTGAAGCGATTCGTGGCAAGCTAATTAATCCTGCCGTCATGACAGTCGCAGACGGTTGCGGAATCGACACTGCTACCGAGGAGCAATGGTCGGAAGCGGCAACTGCGGCGCAAGAAGCAGACGTTATCGTCCTCGCGCTAGGCGAGGATTCTGACATGAGCGGCGAAGCTGGCTGCCGTGCAGATATACGACTACCGCAAGTTCAGCTAGAACTCATTCGTCGCGTACAAGAGCTAGGCAAACCGATCGTTGCCGTGTTGTTCAACGGGCGTCCGCTTGATCTCCATGGCGTATTCGAGGAATCTAATGCTGTACTCGAAGCCTGGTTCCCTGGCTCCGAAGGTGGCCTTGCAGTCGCTGACTTGCTGTTCGGCGATGCCAATCCATCCGGCCGCCTGACGATGTCATTCCCGTTCAGCGTTGGACAAGTACCTGTCTATTACAACGCCTTCAATACAGGACGCCCACAAGGTGCAGCCGACGCGCAAGTCCGGTATGTCTCGCAATAC
This portion of the Cohnella abietis genome encodes:
- a CDS encoding ABC transporter ATP-binding protein, whose amino-acid sequence is MPNTILRTDKLCKTFSTGGVQQHVLKNLDISLMEGDFTIIMGSSGSGKSTLLYALSGMDKPSLGEIHFQGKNISKLNNDKLAIFRRNHCGFVFQQIYLLDNMSVLDNVMASGLLVNKNKQAVATKAKQLLAQVQLDEASWRKFPSQLSGGEAQRAGIVRALINSPKIVFADEPTGALNSASSNSVLDVMTEVNRKGQSVVMVTHDIKTALRGNRILYLRDGVICGDLSLGAYHVDSNRARHDKLNAFLAEMGW
- a CDS encoding LacI family DNA-binding transcriptional regulator, with translation MVSIKDIAKKAGVSISTVSYALNGSERITKETAERISTIASDMGYVPHGAARMLKKRESMLIGMYLTDYYGHFYGDLLQGVKDELSRKGYDLIVCSGRQSHRLIPERTFDGAIILDATLTDEELLQFAERGHKLVVLDRELQHDNVNQVLLDNKAGATLAMEYLLNQGYDRIYTVSGPEGSYDARQRMRAVRQVIERTPQVSFIEIPGSFDKESGYAAGSRIAEEYDQPVGVFCLNDDMAIGLIDYIQTCTSLVIGEHIHLIGYDNIQLAQYTRPRMATIDYSMRKWGALAAEQLLKMIRGEPVESERVYVSLIEGNSVNRVHSE
- the bglX gene encoding beta-glucosidase BglX, translated to MHVYLERMTLDEKIAQLIQLAVPFFEGASDAGLITGPMASLGISEQTVHNAGSVLGMAGAQETINVQRKHLENNRLGIPLLMMADIVHGFKTIFPVPLAIGCSWNLELAELSAEIAAKEASVSGVHVTYAPMVDLVRDPRWGRVMESTGEDPYLNSLFARAFVRGFQGSDLAGDQDRVAACVKHFAAYGAAEAGRDYNTVDISPRQLREFYLPAYKAALDEGCEMVMTAFNTVDGIPATGNEPLMRKLLRDEWGFDGILISDWGAVKELIAHGIAADESEAALKAIRAGVDIEMMTACYTHHLNELISNGEVSESLIDESVLRILQLKDKLGLFENPYRAADPVREQEIVFSDAHRASALELAHKSCVLLKNDGILPLKPSQRIAVIGPFARSGDLLGPWSWTGSQDAIIRLSEAIRGKLINPAVMTVADGCGIDTATEEQWSEAATAAQEADVIVLALGEDSDMSGEAGCRADIRLPQVQLELIRRVQELGKPIVAVLFNGRPLDLHGVFEESNAVLEAWFPGSEGGLAVADLLFGDANPSGRLTMSFPFSVGQVPVYYNAFNTGRPQGAADAQVRYVSQYLDIPNEPLLPFGFGLSYASFEYADAALSSDTMTPEQTLSVTVRVTNTGAVAGVETVQLYVRDVSGEVVRPVKELKGFRQIELQPGESREVAFELTEEQLRYYHSDLSHSSDAGAFVAFVGASSRDNASLPFRLVK
- a CDS encoding response regulator transcription factor, encoding MNYDCLIVDDESVLAETTCEYFNMFDVTTAYVTSAEACEQFLRENEASLILLDINLGQTSGFDLCKKLRQTTQIPILFISARSSDDDILIALNIGGDDYIRKPYTLSILLAKVKAVLKRYGKQESAETLEFGHVQIDCALSRVRVNGSEIKFKSLEYRLLCYLAQNKNRVVPKEELFSKVWGDSYTGDGTLNVHIRHLREKIEVEPNNPQYIKTVWGTGYVLEDGQR
- a CDS encoding sensor histidine kinase, which produces MRTKGMLLTMLLVFVAGIILSVRIIGAPVHTDVDVVMANKVLKTVESNWDRLKEGYFGGITQPFVVLDRDGNVRYQSLGGLSINLNEAIKKRDSILDVTIEGTLVGKIILHDDFHDKIQQNKNQLIIVIVTTFMVLATLCVLYILFLNHAVLKPFKKLQSFALNVARGNLDLPLSIDKNNPFGAFTESFDIMREQLAAARQSEYEANRSKKELVASLSHDVKTPVASIKAVSELMLLRATDEKVIKQINMIHSKAEQINFLVTDMFHATLEELEELKVNVTEEYSGVLKPIIANVNYDDQITYDSIPECIILTDVTRLQQVFDNILSNSYKYAGTAVRISSSLTPTHLQLEIKDYGKGVSRDELPLLFNKFYRGNNVAGQAGAGLGLFISRYLMQSMQGEIECHNRDDGFTVTLRIKLV
- a CDS encoding glycoside hydrolase family 3 C-terminal domain-containing protein, coding for MSTQSIGVPLEGFAEFSRTVAAEGAVLLKNDNQVLPLRSGDNVSIFGRTQVNYYRSGTGSGGSVHVSYTTNLLNGLRSKENFAVNEDLASVYETWIESHPFDNGGGGWAAEPWYQKEMPLTDELVAAARSRSNKAIVVIGRTAGEDQDNADEPGSYQLTPEEKAMLKQVTARFEQTIVVLNVSNIIDMSWLNEEGYVHPIPCVIYAWHGGMEGGNAIADVLAGDVTPSGKLTDTVALSIADYPSTRNYGNELVNLYQEDIYVGYRYFETFLPDRVQFEFGYGISYTTFSLESEEARLISFEGENVIAIDVTVTNTGAVYAGKEVVQVYYEAPQGKLGQPAKALAAFVKTEALQPGESQRLTVSFPVHSMASYDDAGVTGHPSAYVLEAGTYHIYVGTSVKNVAEVGIEGQSGYVVENIQLVEQLQEAMAPTEGFTRMKPGVRKEDGSYELAFEKMPKRRISIAERIESNLPTTLEQTGNQGYTLRDVHDGKVTIEAFIAQLSDTDLAEIVRGEGMSSPLVTPGTASAFGGVSDSLYKYGIPVGCTADGPSGIRMDSGQKATQVAIGTLLAATWNAELVEQLYVMEGQELVSNNVDALLGPGLNIRRSPLNGRNFEYFSEDPLISGAFAAACTRGIMKGGSNATLKHFACNNQEKHRSKVDAVVSERALREIYLKGFEIAVKQGGANSIMTSYNPINGHWAASNYDLNTTILRGEWGFEGIVMTDWWAVMNDVVEGGTPDRKYTNWMVRAQNDLYMVVSNYGAEINAYEDNTLESLENGTLTRGELQRSAINICRFLMQAPVFSRKQEIDETIVAFKANSSLSPEQAQVLSDNAQVKPTVTGSTLMKVDQAGPYRIIVNIMSPESELAQSACNVTLNGQLMTTIQTNGTEGKWIRQKLVKIELEVGLYELQLEFIKPGLQIDWIEFKQA